The genomic DNA CCCCAGTTCGTCCCGGATCACCCACAACAGAGGGGTATCTCCCTCAACATCCAGTGAACGCTGTTCACCATTGACTGTCAGGCTCAACGCCATCTCCCTACTCTCCCTCTGATGCTTCCGGTAAAATCGAACACTGTTCTTTTATTATTTCCGGCCCGGATCGGCTCCGGCCCTGTGTATTACTTGATAACGTCCTTGCCTTCCTTATCGACCCAGATCTTGCGCTCGCCGGAGTCCATCTGACCATTGGTGTTCCAAACCTCACGGTTTTCGGTGGAGTTCTCCAGCTTGCCGTTATCGTTCCAGATTACCCGGTCTTTGCATCCGGCCAGTGCGGCGACGGCAAACACAACCAACAACATCTTTTTCATGCTAATACCTCTCTGAGGCCGCAAAAGCGGCTTGACTGTGAAATACAGGGAAAAGGGACGGGTTACCGGCTCCCATGGAGTTCACGATTGCGCTGTTTGTCTCGTTCGTTTTTTCGAACCATGACATAGACCGCACCGGTGCCGCCATGGTGTTTCTGGGCCGAATGAAAAGCCAGCACATCATCGAGCTCGGGCAGCCACTTTGCCAGGTAGCTTTTCAGTTGTGCGATGCCGTCAGGATTACGCTCCCCCTTGCCGTGCAGAATAATCACGGAGCGCAGTCCGTACCGGACACAATCCCCGACAAACGCGAAAACTTCCCGGCGCGCCTGTTCAACCGTCATCCGGTGCAGGTCGAGGCGAGCTTCGATGGGATACTGCCCCAGTCGCAGCTTGCGGAACACGCCGTGCTGGATACCCGGCCGCTGCCAGGCCAGAATATCATGGGCCGTCAACGGCTCGACCATGTCGGAGGTCAGCGGATTCCGGTCCCTGACAACCTTCTCAACCGCGGCCCGCTGACGCTCCAGGTGGCCCGGTGTCAGCTCCTTCGGGGTCTGGACTTCGGCGCGATTGGGCTTTTTAATCCGCCGGACATCTTTCATCTCTTCGAGAAAGCTCTGGCGCTCTTCTTTCGTGGTCATGGCAGTGCTATTAATGCTCAGTGAATTGGCAAACTTTAACACCCGCTCCCCTTGCCATAAAGAATTCCGATTCGGCCTCGGCCGTTCGACGAAAATCGTAAGGCTCTCCGGCATCCGGGTGAACTACACTGGAACCGGACAATAATAACGAAGGAAAGGACCCTGACCATGGCCGCAGCGAATCAGGACAGCTCCCGCCCGCACAACACCCGCGCGATCATGACGTTCCTTCGGGAGCATGCCCCCTTTTCCAGCATGGACGACAATCACCTGGCGCATTTCGCTGAACACGCCACTCTGCGTTTCTACGCAGACGGCGATGAAGTGATTTCCCCGGACGACGGGGTGGTAACGCGGTTTTACATTGTTAAGCAGGGACGGATTCGCGGCGAACGCCACAACAAAAAGGAAGACCGGACCGATACCACCTTCGAAATCAGCCAGGGAGAGTGCTTTCCCCTGGCCGCGCTCATTGGCGAACGGCCCACCCGCACCCTGCACCGGGCGTCAGGCGACACATTCTGCCTGAGCATTGAACAGGACGCCTTTATCACCCTGTTCTCCGAAAGCGATCCGTTTCGGGACTTCTGCCTGCGGGGGGTGAGCAGCCTGCTGGATCAGGTCAACCAGCGAATCCAGTCCAGCGCCATGGCGTCGATCGGCTCCAGCAATACCCTGGACACGCCCCTGGAGCGCTATGCCCTCCGAAACCCGATTGTGTGCTCCCCGGACCTTCCGGTAAGAAAGGCGGTGGCACGCATGCACGACAACAGCGTGGGCAGCATCATCGTCACCGACGACAACCGGCACCCGGCCGGCATCTTCACCCTCCGGGACCTGCGCACCATGATTGCCGAGGAGAAAGGTCCGCTGGACACGCCGATACGCCAGGTCATGACCCCGGATCCCTGCTGCCTGCCCGCCCACGCCGACGCCTTCGAGGCCGCCATGCTGATGGCGGAGCACCACTTTGCCCACCTGTGTGTGGTCGATGATGAAAACCGCCTGATCGGCGTGGTATCGGAGCGGGACCTGTTTGCCCTGCAGCGGGTCGATCTCGTCAACCTTGCGCGCACCATCGGCACCGCCACCCACCTGCGCACCCTGGTCAGCCTGAGAACCGATGTGTCGAGACTGGTCGATGCCATGCTGGCCCACGGCGCAGATTCGGGCCAGGTGGTAAAAATCATCACCACCCTGAACGACGTCACCGTGCGTCGGGTGCTGGAACTCAACATCAAAAAGAACGACCCCGGCGTTCCGTTCACCTGGCTGACCTTCGGAAGTGAGGGCCGACAGGAACAAACCCTGTTAACCGACCAGGACAACGGCATCCTGTTCCAGACCCC from Marinobacter arenosus includes the following:
- a CDS encoding membrane lipoprotein lipid attachment site-containing protein, translated to MKKMLLVVFAVAALAGCKDRVIWNDNGKLENSTENREVWNTNGQMDSGERKIWVDKEGKDVIK
- the smrA gene encoding DNA endonuclease SmrA, coding for MTTKEERQSFLEEMKDVRRIKKPNRAEVQTPKELTPGHLERQRAAVEKVVRDRNPLTSDMVEPLTAHDILAWQRPGIQHGVFRKLRLGQYPIEARLDLHRMTVEQARREVFAFVGDCVRYGLRSVIILHGKGERNPDGIAQLKSYLAKWLPELDDVLAFHSAQKHHGGTGAVYVMVRKNERDKQRNRELHGSR
- a CDS encoding putative nucleotidyltransferase substrate binding domain-containing protein; this translates as MAAANQDSSRPHNTRAIMTFLREHAPFSSMDDNHLAHFAEHATLRFYADGDEVISPDDGVVTRFYIVKQGRIRGERHNKKEDRTDTTFEISQGECFPLAALIGERPTRTLHRASGDTFCLSIEQDAFITLFSESDPFRDFCLRGVSSLLDQVNQRIQSSAMASIGSSNTLDTPLERYALRNPIVCSPDLPVRKAVARMHDNSVGSIIVTDDNRHPAGIFTLRDLRTMIAEEKGPLDTPIRQVMTPDPCCLPAHADAFEAAMLMAEHHFAHLCVVDDENRLIGVVSERDLFALQRVDLVNLARTIGTATHLRTLVSLRTDVSRLVDAMLAHGADSGQVVKIITTLNDVTVRRVLELNIKKNDPGVPFTWLTFGSEGRQEQTLLTDQDNGILFQTPEGMTEDQVREKLLPFAQTVNQELAECGFTLCKGNIMASNPKLCLSDREWDDWFIRFIDASTPQNLVYSSIFLDMRAVFGPTEPLHRLLDKVLSRIRKNALFQKMLAGNAFQRKPPLTMFRNFRYVSDGNKHALDLKRQGLAPFVESVRVFALANGVETANTLERMDELARKGVFDPKDANAWKEGYSLIQAIRMRSHQEMLNRGEELTNYIDPDDLNPLDRRILRESFRQAQRLQQKLEVTYQL